A portion of the Gloeocapsa sp. PCC 73106 genome contains these proteins:
- the hisA gene encoding 1-(5-phosphoribosyl)-5-[(5-phosphoribosylamino)methylideneamino]imidazole-4-carboxamide isomerase, with product MEVIPAIDILAGNCVRLYQGDYEQAQVYNSDPVAVAQEWIKKGATRLHLVDLDGAKQGKPVNLDVIKAIVTGVDVPVQVGGGLRTLESLKQLFNLGVAGAIAGTVAVENPEEVKQWCVQFPGRVIIGIDAREGKVATRGWLETTEVEAIALAQQFTDMAAAIIYTDIQRDGTLSGPNLKALRELAVAVDLPIIASGGVSSLTDLLSLLGLESLGVTGVILGRALYTGAVDLTEAIKAIGPGRLQDVPLGDNFSTFA from the coding sequence TGATATCCTAGCTGGAAATTGCGTGAGATTATATCAAGGAGACTATGAACAAGCCCAAGTCTATAACTCGGATCCGGTAGCTGTAGCGCAAGAATGGATAAAAAAGGGTGCTACCCGCCTGCATCTAGTGGATTTAGATGGAGCAAAGCAGGGTAAACCAGTTAATTTAGACGTAATTAAAGCGATTGTAACCGGAGTAGATGTTCCTGTTCAAGTTGGTGGGGGTTTACGCACCTTAGAGAGTCTCAAACAATTATTTAACTTGGGTGTAGCAGGCGCGATCGCCGGGACGGTAGCTGTAGAAAACCCAGAAGAAGTAAAACAGTGGTGTGTTCAATTCCCTGGAAGAGTAATTATCGGGATTGACGCTAGAGAGGGTAAAGTAGCTACTCGGGGCTGGTTAGAAACCACTGAAGTTGAAGCGATCGCACTAGCGCAACAGTTTACAGATATGGCTGCAGCGATTATTTATACCGATATACAGCGAGATGGAACGTTATCAGGACCTAATTTGAAGGCGTTGAGGGAATTAGCTGTGGCAGTAGATCTGCCCATTATCGCTTCTGGTGGGGTGAGTTCTTTAACGGACTTATTAAGTTTACTAGGATTGGAAAGTCTGGGGGTAACTGGAGTAATTTTGGGACGTGCGCTGTATACTGGGGCTGTGGATCTAACAGAAGCAATTAAGGCGATCGGTCCAGGGCGTTTACAGGATGTACCTCTGGGGGATAATTTCTCAACCTTCGCTTAG